A region of Brevinema andersonii DNA encodes the following proteins:
- a CDS encoding MATE family efflux transporter produces the protein MSKSHNKNAILDSDNIFELLMKLSFPMMVGSLMEALYNTVDSIFVGHYVGSEAIAALTVNNPIQMLQVAVGAMMSVGTGVLISQALGAKNYQMVNIVLIYGLSLSFGLSLILSWSMLFFLDQMLLFLGSAQSFLSHTRDYAGIILWTGFVPSVNALMSGVLRAKGLANLSMILISAGALINIGLDALFIIRFCWGVKGAAVATVLSQIVVLGLSFYFMFKNYAIKSSDFRHASLDRSLISQIIMVGLPTGLRLGTFSLMSFVANRALQSYGTVPLAAYGIVNRIVNLAFMPIFGCNLGVQPIISFNFGAKRYDRIVKALTVSISVSTVIALIGSIVFVLAPAGLFQMFTNDLQTIDYSRRASRIMGSLFFLFGCQMIIVGMMQSTGHPKAALFLSVSRPLVHIIGFLALPMWFGLKGIWMTLPIADFINFTLAVIMLRIQLPLLRAKLQK, from the coding sequence ATGAGTAAATCTCACAATAAAAATGCTATTTTAGATAGTGATAATATTTTTGAACTTCTAATGAAACTATCGTTTCCAATGATGGTCGGAAGTTTGATGGAAGCACTGTATAATACAGTGGACTCAATTTTTGTGGGTCATTACGTTGGCAGCGAGGCAATAGCAGCGTTGACGGTCAATAATCCTATTCAAATGCTTCAGGTAGCCGTCGGTGCAATGATGAGTGTTGGTACAGGGGTATTGATTTCGCAGGCTCTTGGTGCTAAAAATTATCAAATGGTCAATATTGTTTTGATCTACGGGCTAAGTTTAAGTTTTGGGCTTAGTTTGATTTTATCTTGGTCGATGCTTTTTTTTCTGGACCAAATGTTGTTATTTTTAGGTTCAGCACAAAGTTTTTTATCACATACTCGAGATTATGCTGGCATAATCTTATGGACAGGCTTTGTACCATCTGTTAACGCACTGATGTCTGGCGTACTGCGTGCAAAAGGATTGGCTAATTTATCAATGATTTTAATTTCTGCAGGAGCACTAATTAATATAGGTCTGGATGCTCTATTTATTATTCGATTCTGTTGGGGTGTCAAAGGAGCAGCTGTTGCAACAGTGCTTTCACAGATTGTAGTATTAGGACTTTCATTTTATTTCATGTTCAAAAATTATGCCATTAAGAGCTCGGATTTCCGACATGCATCCTTAGATCGCTCTTTGATATCTCAGATTATTATGGTTGGGTTGCCGACAGGACTTCGATTGGGTACCTTTTCATTAATGAGTTTTGTTGCTAACCGAGCTTTGCAGAGTTATGGAACTGTACCACTTGCTGCTTATGGGATTGTTAACCGTATTGTCAACTTAGCATTTATGCCGATTTTTGGTTGTAATTTGGGTGTCCAGCCGATTATTTCATTTAATTTTGGCGCAAAACGTTATGACAGAATAGTCAAAGCATTAACAGTTTCAATCAGCGTTTCAACAGTTATTGCACTAATAGGCTCCATTGTTTTTGTTTTGGCTCCAGCGGGCTTGTTCCAAATGTTCACGAACGATCTTCAAACCATTGATTATTCGCGACGGGCCTCTCGGATTATGGGTTCGTTGTTCTTTTTGTTTGGTTGTCAAATGATTATTGTTGGCATGATGCAGTCAACAGGTCATCCCAAAGCTGCATTATTTTTATCGGTTTCTAGGCCGCTGGTTCATATTATCGGATTCCTGGCGCTGCCTATGTGGTTTGGCTTGAAGGGTATTTGGATGACACTTCCTATCGCAGATTTCATCAATTTTACACTTGCGGTTATCATGCTGAGAATACAGTTGCCTCTCCTTAGAGCCAAACTTCAAAAATAG
- a CDS encoding MATE family efflux transporter, giving the protein MSDTKKFLHDDNIPKVLLGLSVPSMIAGTIEALYNTVDSIFIGHFVGNQALAALSVINSIQFFFIATALFFSVGAASVISRALGSGNDSHAVDVAVHAFWSSLIINSIICFALLLRLDDFLRAIGSTNEILQYSRDYGSIILWTGFVLPVNNLLLSILRSRGLVMMSTCLTLLGAVLNIFLDALFIMEFSWGVKGAAFATAISQIIVFVAALRKVSEVYHTRFRLHQFRPTVLKDILVIGTPSGMRLLLVSFTMAVAVKNISPYGVNALSAFGIVNRILPLTAMLIVSISIGGQPLIGLNYGANSYQRVRDIVLEMTGLAFKISVIITLLFLWAPTPLFRLFTSNINVIALCREIMQIIGFSFCGWAFFTVVAEAFQAMGHAKESYFLLLIYPVFSLVFQVVLPKIMGLKGVWYSFSYTNILMGIITVFLFLRELQSLKRKEEALKHAI; this is encoded by the coding sequence ATGTCGGATACAAAAAAATTTCTTCATGATGACAATATTCCTAAAGTGTTATTAGGGCTTTCGGTGCCGTCTATGATTGCTGGTACTATCGAAGCGCTTTATAATACGGTTGATTCTATTTTTATCGGACATTTTGTCGGCAATCAAGCATTAGCAGCACTTTCCGTGATCAATTCAATACAATTCTTTTTTATTGCTACCGCTTTATTTTTCAGTGTTGGTGCTGCATCGGTTATTTCACGTGCTCTGGGTTCTGGTAATGATAGCCATGCTGTTGATGTTGCTGTACATGCATTTTGGTCATCTCTGATTATAAATAGTATTATTTGTTTTGCTTTGCTGTTGCGATTGGATGATTTTTTACGCGCAATAGGCTCAACCAATGAGATTTTGCAATATTCTCGTGATTATGGCAGTATCATTTTATGGACAGGATTTGTGCTCCCTGTTAATAATCTTCTTCTCAGCATACTGAGAAGTCGAGGTTTAGTCATGATGTCTACTTGTCTGACTTTATTAGGAGCAGTCCTTAATATTTTCTTAGATGCTTTGTTTATTATGGAGTTTTCTTGGGGTGTTAAAGGTGCTGCCTTTGCAACAGCGATCTCACAAATTATTGTTTTTGTGGCTGCGTTGAGAAAAGTTTCCGAAGTCTATCATACTCGTTTTCGACTGCATCAATTCCGTCCGACAGTTTTAAAAGATATTCTTGTTATTGGGACACCTTCGGGAATGCGGTTATTATTAGTTTCTTTCACAATGGCTGTTGCCGTTAAGAATATCAGCCCTTACGGTGTCAATGCACTATCAGCCTTTGGGATCGTTAATCGTATTTTGCCATTGACTGCTATGTTGATTGTTAGTATATCAATTGGAGGCCAGCCGTTAATTGGCCTTAATTACGGAGCTAATAGTTATCAGCGGGTGCGGGATATTGTTCTTGAAATGACAGGCCTTGCCTTCAAAATTTCTGTTATTATTACACTGCTGTTTTTGTGGGCACCGACGCCTTTGTTTCGCTTGTTCACAAGTAATATCAATGTTATCGCACTTTGTCGCGAAATTATGCAAATAATTGGATTTTCTTTTTGTGGTTGGGCATTTTTTACAGTAGTAGCTGAAGCGTTTCAAGCTATGGGTCATGCTAAGGAATCTTATTTTTTGTTGTTGATTTATCCGGTGTTTTCGCTAGTATTTCAAGTGGTTCTTCCTAAAATTATGGGTCTTAAAGGTGTTTGGTATTCGTTTTCTTATACCAACATACTTATGGGAATTATTACTGTGTTTTTGTTTTTAAGGGAACTACAGTCTCTTAAACGTAAAGAGGAAGCATTGAAACATGCCATTTGA
- a CDS encoding alanine racemase yields MPFEAVFERIDHALAVAGRYDTVTVLGVTKNHSPEETAKLIDQGIVNIGENRVQEAREKFPQLEPRLFVKHLIGPLQQNKENNTLKLFDVIQTVESLKQAQRLCTKVDQLLVKKKFFIQINTAQDDAKHGLRSLAQLGEMVEIFLNSKNAEFSLD; encoded by the coding sequence ATGCCATTTGAAGCCGTTTTTGAACGTATTGATCATGCTCTTGCTGTAGCAGGGCGTTATGATACAGTGACGGTTCTCGGGGTCACTAAGAACCATTCTCCTGAAGAGACAGCTAAACTTATTGATCAAGGTATTGTTAATATTGGTGAGAATCGAGTTCAAGAAGCGCGCGAAAAATTTCCTCAACTTGAGCCTCGTTTATTTGTGAAACATTTAATTGGACCCCTCCAGCAAAATAAAGAAAATAATACATTGAAACTATTTGATGTGATCCAAACTGTTGAGTCGTTGAAGCAGGCGCAACGGCTCTGTACTAAAGTTGATCAATTATTGGTTAAAAAGAAGTTTTTTATTCAAATTAATACGGCTCAAGATGATGCTAAACATGGTCTTCGTTCTCTTGCCCAGCTGGGCGAGATGGTTGAAATTTTTTTGAATTCTAAAAATGCAGAGTTTTCTCTGGATTGA
- a CDS encoding type III PLP-dependent enzyme domain-containing protein, whose product MTIGALDANEFQTRHAFAILRQIGEKIIREYSLPKLELSMGMSRDFEWAILEGSTMVRLGQILFTKN is encoded by the coding sequence ATGACTATTGGGGCTTTAGATGCGAACGAATTTCAAACCCGTCATGCATTTGCGATTCTGCGTCAGATAGGAGAAAAGATAATTCGAGAATACTCTTTACCTAAATTAGAGTTGTCTATGGGTATGAGTCGTGATTTTGAATGGGCAATCCTTGAAGGTTCAACCATGGTGCGTTTAGGGCAGATACTATTCACTAAAAATTAA
- a CDS encoding YggT family protein — MVQIFQFLFFLIYCYNIVFFIWILSTWIPVDRSFFLFRFIDALIEPVYFSLLRVLPPLRIGIIDFSPFYMMIFLNLLEFLVRILANLVLR, encoded by the coding sequence ATGGTGCAAATATTTCAGTTTTTATTTTTCTTGATATACTGCTATAATATTGTGTTTTTTATTTGGATTTTATCAACATGGATTCCTGTAGATCGTTCCTTTTTTCTCTTTCGGTTTATCGATGCTCTCATTGAACCGGTATACTTTTCATTGCTGAGAGTTTTACCCCCACTTAGAATTGGTATTATTGATTTTTCTCCGTTTTACATGATGATTTTTCTTAATCTTTTGGAATTTTTAGTAAGGATTCTTGCGAATCTGGTATTGCGTTGA
- a CDS encoding DUF167 domain-containing protein: MKLELTVVPKSSRTVLIRENQGLKLKITASPVDGQANKAVIDYFSNLLSCPKKSIHIVSGLKSKRKILIFDIPDKKDICSKIKNALRE, encoded by the coding sequence ATGAAACTGGAATTAACTGTTGTGCCGAAGTCTTCGCGTACGGTTTTAATCCGCGAAAATCAAGGGTTAAAACTCAAAATCACGGCTTCTCCTGTTGATGGTCAAGCTAATAAGGCCGTAATAGATTATTTTTCAAATCTTCTTTCTTGTCCCAAAAAATCTATTCATATTGTTTCAGGGTTGAAATCAAAGCGGAAAATATTAATTTTTGATATACCAGATAAAAAAGATATATGTAGCAAAATAAAAAATGCGCTCCGGGAGTGA